The Azotosporobacter soli genome contains a region encoding:
- a CDS encoding S-adenosyl-l-methionine hydroxide adenosyltransferase family protein, giving the protein MNRASKRIATLLVFVFLLSFSLLAEAKSPLVLQTDFGLKDGAVSAMQGVAVGVDPDIRVFNLTHEIPAYNIWEASYRLMQTAPYWPAGTVFVSVVDPGVGTERKSIVLKTQTGHYFVTPDNGTLTLIAEKMGIAEVRQIDENTNRLSGSNESYTFFGRDVYAYTGARLAAGVIDFEQVGPRLLTDIIRIPYQKSAVKGSTAIGTIPILDIQYGNVWTNINKTTLDSLQLRPGDMLQVEIFNQGKAVYKGKMPFVNTFGDVPDGKPLAYYNSLMDLSFALNMDSFSSVNKVFSGPEWSVKVEKINR; this is encoded by the coding sequence ATGAACAGAGCAAGTAAACGCATAGCCACGCTCCTCGTCTTCGTTTTTCTCCTTTCCTTCTCGCTTTTGGCCGAAGCAAAGAGTCCGCTGGTACTGCAAACGGACTTCGGTCTTAAAGACGGCGCTGTCAGCGCGATGCAAGGCGTCGCCGTCGGCGTCGATCCTGACATTCGCGTCTTCAATCTGACGCACGAAATTCCCGCCTATAACATTTGGGAAGCGTCTTACCGTCTGATGCAAACCGCGCCGTATTGGCCTGCCGGTACGGTCTTTGTCTCGGTTGTCGATCCGGGCGTCGGAACAGAGCGCAAATCGATCGTTCTCAAGACGCAGACCGGCCACTATTTTGTCACGCCTGATAATGGCACCCTGACCTTAATTGCAGAAAAGATGGGCATCGCCGAAGTCCGGCAGATCGATGAAAACACGAACCGTCTTTCCGGCTCGAACGAATCCTATACTTTCTTCGGCCGTGACGTCTATGCCTACACCGGCGCTCGTCTGGCAGCCGGCGTCATCGACTTCGAGCAGGTCGGCCCGCGTCTCTTGACCGACATCATCCGCATTCCTTACCAAAAATCGGCTGTCAAAGGAAGCACGGCAATTGGCACGATTCCGATCCTCGACATTCAATACGGCAACGTATGGACCAATATCAACAAGACTACGCTTGATTCACTTCAGCTGCGCCCCGGCGATATGCTGCAAGTCGAAATCTTCAACCAGGGCAAAGCGGTCTATAAAGGAAAGATGCCGTTCGTCAACACATTCGGCGATGTTCCCGACGGCAAGCCGCTCGCTTACTACAACAGTCTGATGGATCTGTCCTTCGCACTCAATATGGACAGCTTCTCCAGCGTGAACAAGGTCTTTTCCGGTCCGGAATGGAGCGTAAAAGTGGAGAAAATTAACCGCTGA
- a CDS encoding ABC transporter substrate-binding protein, whose product MTKKGLCLRVALVILSFSIIGCSNASREKKADLGEICLGVNLELSGKYGSTGALALSGMKMAIQEVNEKGGIRGLPVRLVVGDNKSDPAIALTIFEQQVKNEHVVAVLGPKNSDTAISLGQRAGELKTPFIATNATHPRVTLDDSGRTKPYAFRACFTDPFQGTAMAAFASARLNAKRAALYVDASSEYSQGIGSFFEREFIKRGGVIVYKSEYRGGEADFGKIKEELKDDNVELVFIPGFSIDVSRFIPQARRAGFAGPIVGGDAWDIDTIRQLIGDSHLKNLFYADMFSVDDDNIRVTEFKQRFMKLSEGRMPNAAAVLGYDAALVLLDAVKRADSVTGEGIRAALEQTKDIPGVSGTISLNRKHDVENSIIVMGVANGKSVFLERSEAGH is encoded by the coding sequence ATGACGAAGAAGGGCTTGTGCTTACGCGTAGCCCTGGTTATTTTATCGTTCTCAATCATCGGTTGCAGTAATGCGTCGCGGGAAAAAAAGGCCGACCTGGGCGAAATTTGCCTCGGTGTAAATTTGGAGCTGAGCGGAAAATACGGCAGCACCGGGGCACTGGCGCTAAGCGGAATGAAAATGGCGATTCAGGAAGTGAATGAAAAGGGCGGGATCAGAGGCCTGCCGGTTCGTTTGGTCGTAGGCGACAATAAGTCGGATCCGGCGATTGCGCTGACGATTTTTGAACAGCAGGTCAAAAATGAACATGTCGTGGCGGTACTGGGACCGAAAAATTCGGACACGGCTATTTCTTTGGGTCAACGGGCCGGGGAACTGAAGACGCCGTTTATTGCCACGAATGCGACGCATCCGCGCGTGACGCTCGACGACAGCGGCCGGACGAAGCCATACGCGTTTAGGGCTTGTTTTACCGATCCGTTTCAAGGCACCGCGATGGCGGCTTTTGCGTCAGCGCGCCTGAATGCCAAGCGCGCGGCGTTGTACGTCGATGCTTCATCGGAATACTCGCAGGGAATCGGTTCTTTTTTTGAAAGGGAATTTATTAAGCGCGGCGGCGTGATTGTTTATAAAAGCGAGTATCGGGGCGGTGAAGCGGATTTCGGCAAAATAAAAGAAGAACTGAAAGACGATAATGTCGAACTTGTCTTTATCCCCGGCTTTTCCATCGATGTGAGTCGTTTTATACCGCAGGCGAGAAGGGCCGGCTTTGCAGGGCCGATTGTCGGCGGCGATGCTTGGGATATCGATACGATACGGCAGTTGATTGGCGATAGCCATCTGAAAAATCTATTTTACGCCGATATGTTTTCTGTCGATGATGATAATATACGCGTAACGGAGTTTAAGCAAAGATTTATGAAGCTGTCGGAGGGGCGCATGCCAAACGCGGCGGCTGTACTGGGCTATGATGCGGCTTTGGTTTTGCTCGATGCCGTCAAAAGAGCCGACAGCGTCACGGGAGAGGGAATTCGTGCGGCATTGGAGCAGACAAAAGACATTCCCGGCGTGAGCGGAACCATCAGCCTGAATCGCAAGCATGATGTGGAAAACAGCATTATCGTGATGGGCGTCGCAAATGGAAAGAGCGTTTTTTTAGAGCGAAGCGAGGCGGGACATTGA
- a CDS encoding MmcQ/YjbR family DNA-binding protein, which yields MNGKEMLAYGLSKRGAVEEAPFGPGVVVLKVGGKIFAILGVREARDTVSLKCDPEYAELLRRQYACIQPGYHLNKRHWNTIDLDGGLSDAELEKLLEQSYALVVKGLPRRTQALL from the coding sequence ATGAATGGTAAAGAAATGCTAGCTTATGGCCTCAGTAAACGCGGCGCAGTTGAAGAGGCTCCGTTTGGCCCGGGCGTCGTGGTGCTTAAGGTTGGCGGCAAAATATTCGCCATTTTGGGCGTGCGTGAGGCACGAGATACCGTGTCTTTAAAGTGCGACCCGGAATATGCCGAACTGCTGCGCCGTCAGTATGCGTGCATTCAGCCAGGCTATCATCTGAATAAGCGGCATTGGAATACGATCGATCTCGACGGCGGTTTATCGGATGCAGAATTGGAAAAACTGCTGGAGCAATCGTATGCGTTAGTTGTAAAAGGCTTGCCGCGCAGAACGCAGGCCCTGCTGTAA
- a CDS encoding amidohydrolase produces the protein MKKKKIHEAVTALQDEIVNWRRDFHRYPEAGWTEFRTAAKIAEKLTMLGYEVKLGEEVIDKAAMMGVPSTAELAENMARAARQGGNGELIEAMRGGLTGVVGILRGKRPGPVLALRFDIDANEVLEAATATHRPWQEGFASQNKGVMHACGHDGHAAIGLGVASVLATLTEELSGSVKLIFQPAEEGVRGAKAMVEAGVVDDVDYLLGMHIGFLADRSGLLVCGTDGFLATTKLDVAFKGVPAHAGAAPQEGRNALLAAANAALNLHAISRHSGGISRINVGVLEAGSGRNVIADRALLKLETRGETTQINQYMKEEALRVIAGAAAMYGVTAESVETGGASGGSSDAALALRLGKVAECQGAFEKLQESGSLGASEDFTCFLERVQQRGGQGSYAMLGINRTAGHHDGAFDFDEAVLAQAVELIVLTACDIVA, from the coding sequence ATGAAGAAGAAAAAAATCCATGAAGCGGTAACGGCGCTGCAGGATGAAATAGTAAATTGGCGACGCGATTTTCATCGCTATCCGGAAGCCGGTTGGACGGAATTTCGTACGGCGGCCAAGATTGCGGAAAAACTGACGATGCTTGGCTATGAAGTGAAACTGGGCGAAGAGGTCATCGATAAAGCGGCGATGATGGGCGTGCCGTCGACGGCAGAACTGGCGGAAAATATGGCGCGCGCCGCCAGGCAAGGCGGCAATGGCGAACTGATCGAAGCGATGCGGGGCGGCCTGACCGGCGTGGTCGGCATCTTGCGTGGCAAACGTCCGGGACCGGTCCTGGCGCTGCGCTTCGATATCGACGCGAACGAGGTGCTTGAAGCGGCGACGGCGACGCATCGACCTTGGCAAGAAGGCTTTGCTTCGCAGAATAAAGGCGTGATGCATGCCTGCGGACATGATGGACATGCGGCGATCGGTCTGGGTGTAGCGTCGGTCTTGGCTACGCTGACGGAAGAACTGTCCGGCAGCGTAAAGCTGATTTTCCAACCGGCGGAAGAAGGGGTGCGCGGTGCGAAAGCGATGGTGGAAGCGGGCGTCGTAGATGATGTCGACTATTTGCTCGGCATGCATATTGGCTTTCTTGCCGACCGCAGCGGCTTGCTGGTTTGCGGTACCGATGGTTTTCTGGCAACGACGAAACTCGATGTCGCATTCAAAGGTGTTCCGGCACATGCCGGCGCTGCGCCGCAGGAAGGGCGCAATGCATTACTGGCGGCGGCGAACGCGGCGCTGAACTTGCATGCGATATCGAGGCACAGCGGCGGAATTTCACGCATTAATGTCGGCGTGCTGGAAGCCGGCAGCGGACGCAATGTGATTGCGGATCGCGCGCTGCTTAAGCTCGAAACACGCGGCGAAACGACGCAGATCAACCAATATATGAAAGAGGAAGCGCTAAGAGTGATTGCCGGAGCGGCCGCCATGTACGGCGTGACGGCTGAAAGCGTTGAAACCGGAGGCGCGTCGGGCGGCAGCAGCGATGCGGCTTTGGCCTTGCGTTTAGGCAAAGTGGCCGAGTGCCAGGGCGCGTTTGAAAAGCTGCAGGAAAGCGGCAGTCTTGGTGCGAGCGAGGACTTCACCTGCTTTTTGGAACGGGTGCAGCAACGCGGCGGACAGGGTAGTTATGCGATGCTCGGTATTAATAGGACAGCCGGACACCATGACGGCGCGTTTGATTTTGATGAGGCGGTGTTGGCGCAGGCGGTCGAATTGATCGTCTTGACGGCCTGCGATATAGTAGCATGA
- the dcuC gene encoding C4-dicarboxylate transporter DcuC: MVYLGAIIILLTGVAVVKRYEVRMVLFLSGLLMAALAGKPLEAIDAFAKAMVNPGLVTVILTVMGFAYVMKLTQCDAHLVQMLAGLLRQCRPVLIPGAVMVTFVINIALPSAAGCAAAVGAILIPTLMSAGVHPAVAGAAIFAGTIGSVLSPGATHNPFVAKLANMDVLSVIAVHSKTTISAAIIGALVLAALAYLRKEDRGWQKNTGDSVVEQAVFKINFLKAIVPLVPLVMLLLGSKQVHLIPEISVPQAMISGTLLAYLVTRQSPQEISKAFFEAMGSAYAGVMGIIIAAATFTTGMQLIGLTDALIEAMKNSQSIVKLAATFGPFLIAVLCGSGDAATLAFNGAITPHAQHFGLEIAQLGSLAQLTGALGRTMSPLAGAAIICAQLSGVSPMEIAKRNAPGMLIAAIVSMFMLL, from the coding sequence GTGGTTTATTTGGGTGCAATCATTATTTTGCTTACCGGAGTGGCTGTCGTGAAGCGCTACGAAGTCCGTATGGTCCTTTTTTTATCCGGTCTATTGATGGCTGCGCTGGCCGGAAAACCGCTCGAAGCGATTGACGCGTTTGCCAAAGCGATGGTCAACCCCGGGCTGGTGACGGTCATCCTGACCGTGATGGGCTTTGCCTATGTCATGAAGCTGACGCAGTGCGACGCGCATTTGGTGCAGATGCTGGCGGGACTGTTGAGGCAGTGCAGGCCAGTGCTGATTCCCGGTGCGGTCATGGTCACGTTTGTGATCAATATCGCACTGCCCAGTGCGGCGGGCTGTGCGGCGGCGGTTGGCGCGATTCTGATTCCGACGCTGATGAGTGCCGGTGTGCACCCGGCGGTCGCCGGAGCGGCTATTTTTGCCGGTACGATCGGCAGCGTGCTGAGTCCCGGCGCGACGCATAACCCGTTTGTCGCCAAACTGGCGAATATGGACGTACTCAGCGTCATTGCCGTACATAGCAAAACGACAATCAGTGCGGCGATTATCGGCGCATTGGTTTTGGCCGCGCTGGCTTATTTGCGCAAGGAAGATCGCGGCTGGCAAAAAAATACGGGAGATTCCGTCGTCGAGCAGGCGGTATTCAAAATTAATTTCTTGAAAGCGATTGTTCCGCTCGTGCCGCTTGTGATGTTGCTGCTGGGCAGCAAGCAGGTGCATCTGATTCCGGAAATCAGCGTGCCGCAGGCGATGATCAGCGGTACGTTGCTTGCCTATTTGGTGACGCGGCAAAGTCCGCAGGAAATATCGAAAGCGTTTTTTGAAGCGATGGGCAGCGCGTACGCAGGAGTGATGGGCATCATCATCGCCGCGGCCACGTTCACGACCGGCATGCAATTGATCGGCCTGACCGATGCGTTGATAGAAGCGATGAAGAATTCGCAGAGCATCGTAAAACTGGCCGCGACGTTCGGACCGTTTTTGATCGCGGTTCTCTGCGGCTCCGGCGATGCGGCGACGCTGGCGTTCAACGGCGCGATAACGCCGCATGCGCAGCACTTCGGTCTCGAAATCGCGCAGCTCGGTTCGCTCGCGCAGCTGACCGGCGCGCTTGGCCGGACGATGTCGCCGCTCGCGGGCGCGGCGATCATCTGTGCGCAATTGTCCGGCGTCAGCCCGATGGAGATTGCGAAACGAAATGCGCCGGGCATGCTGATTGCCGCGATCGTTTCGATGTTCATGCTCTTATAA
- a CDS encoding GTP cyclohydrolase — translation MRKIKIAVVGPRDSVSLIGEVGKEYEKRIEMTPLIYAVPSEVPELMERYGDSADVWLFSGQVPYYFAVACQATSKPLFYIPHTGSSLYRVLLQIACIEKMSFDGISFDLLSRAEIEETFADIPLKVKNIYVKEFKDIISTQDLAAYHYELWQAGKTKAAVTTLQSAYEELKKRQVPVFRIWPLRDNIRTTLNLAIRTVEAAAFKDSQIAVQHVAIDDYADVVREAHSGYTVRRLEATLYTLLINYAEMAKGAIHAHGHGQYSIYSTRGAVEAITENFTVMPIKEEIIKALPVPVSGGIGFGQTAHAAEENAYKAMGFARHAGKGNWMVVSDEGTVTGPLSSAAHLQYSLRAADEDCRRMAQEMNISVTTLNRLLASLGKISGEAVGADELALHLAITPRSARRLLASLVEKGLALLTQQETLHKGRPRNLYQLRMQALSKLFSGE, via the coding sequence ATGCGAAAAATAAAAATTGCCGTGGTCGGGCCGCGCGACTCGGTCTCCTTGATTGGCGAAGTCGGCAAAGAGTACGAAAAACGGATTGAAATGACGCCGCTGATCTATGCGGTGCCGTCGGAAGTTCCAGAACTAATGGAACGCTACGGCGATAGCGCCGATGTCTGGCTGTTTTCCGGTCAGGTGCCGTATTATTTTGCCGTTGCCTGCCAGGCGACAAGCAAGCCGCTCTTTTATATTCCGCATACCGGTTCCAGCCTCTATAGGGTCTTGCTGCAAATTGCCTGCATCGAAAAAATGTCCTTTGACGGAATCAGTTTCGATTTGCTCAGCCGGGCCGAGATCGAAGAGACGTTTGCCGATATTCCGCTAAAGGTCAAGAACATCTATGTGAAAGAATTCAAGGATATCATCTCCACACAGGATCTGGCCGCCTACCATTATGAATTATGGCAGGCCGGAAAAACCAAAGCCGCTGTCACGACGCTGCAGTCGGCTTATGAGGAATTGAAGAAACGCCAGGTGCCGGTATTTCGTATCTGGCCACTGCGCGATAATATCCGAACGACATTGAATTTGGCGATTCGAACGGTGGAAGCAGCCGCGTTCAAGGACAGCCAGATTGCGGTGCAGCATGTCGCAATTGACGATTATGCGGATGTCGTGCGCGAAGCGCATTCCGGCTACACGGTGCGGCGTTTGGAAGCGACGCTGTACACGCTTTTGATCAACTATGCGGAAATGGCCAAAGGCGCAATCCATGCGCATGGCCATGGACAGTACAGCATTTATTCGACGCGCGGCGCAGTCGAGGCGATTACGGAAAACTTCACGGTCATGCCGATCAAAGAAGAAATCATCAAGGCGCTGCCGGTTCCGGTCAGCGGCGGTATCGGCTTCGGCCAGACTGCGCATGCTGCGGAGGAGAACGCCTACAAAGCGATGGGTTTTGCCAGACATGCGGGAAAAGGGAATTGGATGGTGGTTTCCGATGAAGGAACCGTGACCGGACCGTTAAGTTCGGCCGCGCATCTTCAGTATTCGTTGCGTGCGGCCGATGAAGACTGCCGCCGCATGGCGCAGGAGATGAATATCAGCGTTACGACGCTAAATCGTCTTTTGGCCAGTCTCGGCAAAATTAGCGGCGAAGCGGTCGGTGCCGATGAATTGGCGCTTCATCTGGCGATCACGCCGCGCAGTGCGCGGCGATTGTTGGCCAGCTTGGTCGAAAAGGGCCTTGCGCTTTTGACGCAGCAGGAAACGCTGCATAAAGGGCGACCGCGCAATCTATATCAGCTGCGCATGCAGGCGCTCTCAAAATTGTTCTCAGGAGAATGA
- a CDS encoding NAD(P)H-dependent glycerol-3-phosphate dehydrogenase, translated as MNVSVLGCGRWGSFLAWYAARVGHEVVLWGRESSLNLARFQAERRNEYLTLPPNVRLSDNLEEALAHAEIVLLSIGAQEVRSFAAQLVKQKNWRGQTVVLCMKGLESDSGKRLSQVFAEESGRSDNLAVWLGPGHVQDFVAGIPNCMVIDSLQEHLTRQIVAAFHSPLIRFYYGQDLLGCEIGAAAKNVMGLAAGMLDALGYGSLKGSLMARGAREVSRLTVALGGNALTAYGLSHLGDYEATLFSAHSHNRKYGESFVRKEAFGKLAEGAATAVALREIGCRVEMPISQAVYEILFDAKAAPEKLVDLFLRMPTTEF; from the coding sequence ATGAACGTTTCCGTTTTAGGTTGTGGCCGTTGGGGCAGTTTTTTGGCGTGGTACGCCGCGCGGGTTGGGCATGAGGTCGTACTCTGGGGGCGAGAGAGTTCGTTGAATCTGGCGCGTTTTCAAGCGGAGCGAAGGAATGAGTACCTGACGCTGCCGCCGAATGTCCGCTTGAGCGATAATCTGGAGGAGGCGCTGGCGCACGCTGAGATCGTTTTGCTTTCCATTGGCGCGCAGGAAGTAAGAAGTTTTGCCGCTCAATTGGTGAAGCAAAAAAATTGGCGCGGCCAGACGGTAGTACTCTGCATGAAAGGCTTGGAAAGCGACAGCGGCAAACGATTGTCGCAGGTTTTTGCCGAGGAAAGCGGCCGGAGCGATAATCTTGCCGTTTGGCTAGGGCCTGGCCATGTGCAGGATTTTGTTGCCGGGATTCCGAACTGCATGGTGATTGATTCTCTGCAGGAACATTTGACGCGTCAAATCGTCGCGGCGTTCCATAGCCCGCTGATCCGATTTTATTATGGGCAGGACCTGCTGGGCTGTGAAATTGGCGCGGCCGCGAAGAATGTGATGGGACTCGCGGCCGGCATGCTTGATGCGTTAGGTTATGGCAGTCTTAAAGGCTCTTTGATGGCGCGCGGCGCGAGGGAAGTTTCGCGTCTCACCGTAGCACTTGGCGGAAATGCGCTTACCGCATACGGCTTGAGCCATTTGGGCGACTATGAAGCGACGCTTTTTTCGGCGCATAGTCATAACCGAAAGTATGGCGAATCCTTTGTGCGCAAGGAAGCATTCGGCAAATTGGCGGAAGGGGCGGCAACGGCCGTTGCGCTGCGTGAAATCGGCTGCCGGGTCGAAATGCCGATCAGCCAGGCCGTCTATGAGATCTTATTCGACGCCAAAGCGGCGCCGGAAAAACTTGTTGATTTATTTCTGCGTATGCCAACCACTGAGTTTTAA
- a CDS encoding DUF1189 domain-containing protein: protein MLQQLIGSLFRIEFYKLALQEPLRKAVHYFLLLSLVLGTLMGFKVIFWVTSGVNEVVETFNDSFPEFVVAEGKLKVEGKMPYVVFRQDEDTIVIVDTTGQTGEAALQGYKSGVLFTENAMINKKGEGDMRTTNFSHLQEATLTKSDVAHWLPALKWLSLIALFMGLVYYFLAQILSATIVTLLTFWLARSMKRRLTYSEAARLSLYALTASCILDMVKFIGDFSLPGYGILYYGMPMLYVIRTLKNSEK from the coding sequence ATGCTGCAACAATTGATCGGAAGTTTATTCCGGATCGAATTTTACAAACTTGCGCTGCAGGAACCGCTACGCAAAGCAGTGCATTATTTTTTATTGCTTTCGTTGGTTTTGGGTACGCTGATGGGCTTTAAGGTGATCTTTTGGGTCACGAGCGGCGTGAACGAAGTCGTCGAAACCTTTAATGATTCGTTTCCTGAGTTTGTCGTTGCAGAGGGTAAACTTAAGGTCGAGGGGAAAATGCCCTACGTTGTTTTCCGGCAAGACGAGGATACGATTGTGATCGTAGATACGACGGGGCAGACGGGCGAAGCGGCGCTGCAGGGGTATAAAAGCGGCGTGCTCTTCACCGAAAATGCGATGATCAATAAGAAAGGCGAAGGCGACATGCGCACGACCAATTTCAGCCATTTGCAGGAAGCGACGCTGACGAAAAGCGATGTGGCTCACTGGCTTCCGGCTTTGAAATGGCTCAGTCTGATTGCGCTCTTCATGGGGTTGGTTTATTATTTTCTCGCGCAAATCTTGAGCGCGACGATTGTCACGCTGCTGACGTTTTGGCTGGCCCGGAGCATGAAGCGCCGCCTGACGTATAGCGAGGCCGCGCGTCTCAGCCTGTATGCGCTGACGGCTTCCTGCATATTGGATATGGTCAAATTCATCGGTGATTTTTCCTTGCCTGGCTATGGTATCCTTTATTACGGCATGCCGATGCTCTATGTGATCCGAACGCTTAAGAACAGCGAAAAGTAA
- a CDS encoding HAD-IA family hydrolase yields MKKYETLVFDVDGTLIDTETVNQLALQKVLLDELGREHTLAELAAVCGIPGTRGLTLLGVEDAEGIMEKWIDNVKFWRDKIALYPGIEAVVRMAAERGVTLGIVTSRTKTQLAAEPLVTHLVKQIPYVICADDTVKHKPNPDPLLKFLALSGANAATALYIGDTVHDLSCAKEAGVDFALALWGTMTKDLLGPDYRLEKPSDILTLLKPLETQMAR; encoded by the coding sequence ATGAAAAAGTATGAGACGCTAGTCTTTGATGTCGATGGTACGCTGATCGATACGGAGACGGTAAATCAGCTGGCGCTGCAGAAGGTGTTATTGGATGAACTGGGACGCGAGCATACGTTGGCGGAACTGGCCGCCGTATGCGGCATACCGGGGACACGCGGTCTGACGCTGCTTGGCGTAGAGGATGCTGAGGGCATCATGGAAAAATGGATCGACAATGTTAAGTTCTGGAGGGATAAGATTGCATTGTATCCCGGAATCGAAGCGGTCGTTCGCATGGCGGCCGAACGGGGAGTGACGCTTGGCATCGTGACATCGCGTACCAAAACGCAACTGGCGGCGGAACCGTTGGTAACGCATTTGGTGAAACAAATCCCTTACGTCATTTGCGCCGACGACACCGTCAAACATAAGCCAAATCCGGACCCGCTTCTGAAATTTCTCGCGCTGAGTGGTGCGAATGCGGCGACTGCGTTATACATCGGCGATACGGTGCATGATCTCAGCTGCGCCAAAGAAGCCGGCGTCGACTTTGCGCTGGCTCTTTGGGGAACGATGACGAAGGATTTGCTCGGGCCGGATTATCGTTTGGAAAAACCGAGCGACATTCTTACATTGCTCAAGCCGCTTGAGACGCAAATGGCCCGCTGA
- a CDS encoding DeoR/GlpR family DNA-binding transcription regulator: MFAQERHDEILRRLAAAGKVTVKELCLAFGVTEDCIRKDLNKLEREKKLKRAYGGAIELRKKLTIAALDERRTENIALKRRIAAKAFRLLTPGDHIFLDTSTTNLLLADLIADSQLPLTVMTNMIDIVKAFDRSQTSTVLCTGGTYRPSINGFVGALANATIERYKFDKVFVGVGGLNLTEGYLTILEAEEGLTKKTIIDAGRAVYLLMENRKFHFDAYYKFATTNDLTGIVSEEDPGEEIRAALAEQNIVLF, translated from the coding sequence TTGTTTGCGCAAGAACGTCATGACGAAATTCTACGTCGTCTCGCTGCCGCCGGAAAAGTCACGGTCAAGGAACTGTGTCTCGCATTCGGCGTCACCGAAGATTGCATCCGCAAAGATCTGAACAAGCTGGAACGGGAAAAAAAATTAAAACGCGCCTACGGCGGCGCGATTGAACTGCGAAAGAAACTTACGATCGCCGCTTTGGATGAACGGCGTACGGAAAACATTGCGCTGAAACGTCGCATCGCCGCCAAAGCGTTCCGCCTACTTACGCCCGGCGACCATATTTTTTTAGACACCTCGACGACCAATCTGCTGTTGGCCGATCTGATCGCCGACAGCCAGCTGCCGTTAACGGTGATGACTAACATGATCGATATCGTCAAGGCGTTTGACCGCAGCCAGACCAGTACCGTGCTTTGCACCGGCGGCACATACCGTCCGAGCATCAACGGCTTTGTCGGCGCGCTGGCCAACGCGACGATCGAACGCTATAAATTTGACAAAGTGTTTGTCGGCGTCGGCGGTCTCAATTTGACCGAAGGTTATCTGACGATTCTCGAAGCCGAAGAGGGTTTGACGAAAAAGACGATCATCGACGCCGGACGCGCCGTATATTTGCTGATGGAAAATCGCAAGTTCCACTTTGATGCCTACTACAAATTTGCTACAACCAACGATTTGACCGGCATCGTCAGCGAAGAGGATCCCGGCGAAGAAATTCGCGCCGCGCTGGCCGAACAGAATATCGTTCTCTTTTGA
- a CDS encoding isochorismatase family cysteine hydrolase, producing the protein MKLGRYLLGSLLLGAVGAAGTLAVKAARTLMPTKGKKIGTYLKPRSALLVVDIQEDFTGERNGKKPLFPETASFINLANRVIEGAVKQDMLVVYIGHEWPDTLLNRLLGRGRAVAGSDGARLDGRLKVVSPHYFAKCRADAFANRELEELLIANQVDEIFLLGLDGAYCVYRTAQGAVNRDYKVQVVDDVVLTMTKKSRQELVDQYRKAGISTVESKWLIRD; encoded by the coding sequence ATGAAGCTAGGCAGATATCTACTGGGGTCTTTATTGCTCGGCGCAGTCGGCGCAGCCGGTACGCTGGCGGTTAAAGCGGCAAGGACTCTGATGCCGACCAAGGGGAAAAAGATCGGCACGTATCTCAAACCACGCAGTGCGCTGTTGGTCGTCGACATTCAGGAAGATTTCACCGGGGAGCGAAACGGCAAGAAGCCGCTCTTTCCCGAAACGGCTTCCTTCATAAACCTGGCGAATCGCGTCATTGAAGGTGCAGTGAAACAGGATATGCTGGTCGTATATATCGGCCATGAATGGCCGGATACCTTATTGAACCGTTTACTTGGCCGGGGGCGTGCCGTGGCAGGCAGCGACGGAGCGCGTCTTGACGGACGGCTTAAAGTCGTATCGCCGCACTATTTTGCCAAATGCCGCGCCGATGCGTTTGCCAATCGCGAGCTCGAAGAATTGCTGATTGCCAATCAGGTGGACGAGATCTTTTTGCTCGGCCTTGACGGAGCGTATTGCGTGTACCGTACGGCACAGGGGGCGGTGAACCGTGATTACAAAGTGCAGGTCGTCGATGATGTCGTGCTGACGATGACGAAGAAAAGCCGCCAGGAGTTGGTCGATCAATACCGCAAAGCGGGCATATCGACTGTTGAAAGCAAATGGCTGATTCGCGATTAG